A window from Longibacter salinarum encodes these proteins:
- a CDS encoding acyl-CoA thioesterase, translating to MYTYRHEHRVRYRECDPMGVVYHTHYLDYFEAARTEALRDLGVRYRDLEHSGIIMPVVSANVEYKRSAEYDDVVIVEAQFREMPTVRVPIDYVVRRRENDDLLATGHTDLCFMDAERRRPVRIPENVRDAFLPHLPDAT from the coding sequence ATGTATACGTATCGGCACGAGCACCGCGTCCGATATCGGGAATGCGACCCGATGGGCGTTGTCTATCACACGCACTACCTCGACTACTTCGAGGCGGCGCGGACCGAAGCGTTACGCGATCTCGGCGTACGGTATCGCGACCTGGAGCACTCCGGAATCATCATGCCGGTCGTGTCGGCGAACGTGGAATATAAACGATCCGCGGAGTACGACGACGTGGTGATCGTGGAAGCACAGTTTCGGGAAATGCCAACGGTTCGGGTCCCCATCGACTACGTCGTCCGCCGCAGGGAAAACGACGACCTCCTCGCCACCGGCCACACGGATCTCTGCTTCATGGACGCCGAGCGTCGTCGCCCCGTCCGGATACCAGAAAATGTGCGCGACGCTTTTCTTCCGCACCTCCCCGATGCGACCTGA